AGCAACGAACGATCGAACATTATTCCAACCGTGACCGATTTGACGGGCTTCATCTGACACGAAATCATATGTCCCTTCAAGCTTCTTGTAGCGCAGATAGACCTTGCCTGCCATCAAGTTACCGTTAGCGTCGACATAAACATGTGAGACTGGGCTATCCTTACCGTTCAATTTAGCAAATACCGCGCCACCATGATGGTCGATGTCGCTCGCAACCGGCTTGTCGGCAAATGGCGTCGTTGCTGAGCCATTGTTACGGAATACTTGAGCCTTTTGATTCTTTGAATAGGCAACGATATCCGGACGACCATCACTATCCATGTCAGCAAATGTAATGTTTGTGTATTTGTTAAAGCCCTGCCCGATCTTTGTCGAACCGCCACTAAATGGCCAACCCGGGATAGCATTGTTCTGATATAGCCACAACGAGCCATCTTTGCTCAAGCCAACTGCGTCACTGAAGACAACACCCTCGGTAGCATTCGCAACTGGTGCGCCACTCAGCACCAAGCCAAACACCGTCGCCGACAGCCCAAGCACAGTTACCGTTTTCTTTAGTATTCCCATACGTCCCTCCACCGTCATAGACGGTATTTATTTAGTACACTCCTACCGTACTACGTTTTCTAAATAAAAGCAATCCCGCTTGTGATTATCAAGCGGGATCGTGGTAAATTCTACTGATAGGACTAGGCCAATTACATCCGAATCTCAGCGTCAACACCAGCCGGTAAGCTCAGATTCTGCAGGCTATCAATCGTTTTTGGCGTAGCATTGGTAATGTCAATGAGGCGCTTATGAGTACGCATCTCGTAGCTCTCACCACCCATTTTATAGACGTGCGGGCTTTTTACCACCGTGTAGGTACTGCGGCGAGTCGGCAGCGGCACAGGGCCGGCCACGCTCGCGCCGGTGCGAATTGCCGTATCGATAATTTGTTTTGTTGACTGGTCGATGACTTTATGGTCGTACGCTTTTAGACGGATACGAATCTTGATACCAGTGTCTTGAGCCATAGCTCCTCCTTTATGTGCGACTCCGTAACCTCTGCTCACGTCCGTGCCTCGCGGATGGCCGAGTTCTCGGAGTAAATTAATACTGTTTGGTAATTATATCACAATACCTGAAGTATGGCTAGTCAAGAACTACCGGATTTGCTGCCACCCACTGGCGCCACTGCGCGACATCTTCAATCGGCGGTCGATAACCCATAGCTTCACCCAACCGGCTCGCCGCCAAAATACAGGCTGCAATATAATCGGCATTAGCTTCGTGGTCAGACCGGACATATTCTTGGTATTGCTCACTAGTATAGTCCACCGGCAGAGGTACGATGGTATTATCTATCTCATCAAAAACCCGCATTACCTTTTCGTCAAGCTGGATTATGTGCCCTAACTCATGACAAAACGCTATCAACCCGACGATTTGACGACCTATTTCTGCATCCTCAAGTCGCTCACGCGGCACACCCAGTCGAGACGACATCCGTGCTATAAGATTCGGACTAGACAGCGTCTCCCTTGTACCGATGACAATCATTGGAATTTTCTCACCATTCCGTGTTTCACCCTCACCACCCCTGAAGTCACCACTGTTCTCATCAATAACAATTTGCATCTCCTCTAGTGTCCGAGCCGGAAACAAATTCAAGGCGGTCTCGTAAATATCGCCTGCTAGCGGATTGATACACTCACCAAGTTTTTCGACTCTTAATTTTTGCGCTTTTTTGTGCGACAACTCTTCCATAGTAATCTAACTGTAACATATAATATTTATTCCGTCAAACATCACTCTAAACTACGAATGGCTTCTGCCACCACTTTGGCCGAATGACGCAGTGCCGCCTGTTCGCGCTCATTAAGCGGATACCCAGTCAAGATCTTCACACCATCCGCACAAATCGTTGATGGCAGGCCGAGCACTACATCGTGCAGCCCATACTCGCCCTCAACCAGTGAGCAGACTGGATAGACCGAGCGTGACGACGAGCGTAGTGCCGAGACAATCTTGGAGATAACGAAACCAATTGCATAATACGTCGACCGCTTGGTCTCGATCACCCGGTACGCCCGTTGACGAATTTTCTCCTCAATACCATCGACCATCGCTGGCTTAAATCCCGGATAATCAGCGAGCGGCACCTCACCGACTTGCGCTGATTCGATTGTCGCAAATGATGAATCACCATGCTCCCCTAAAATATACGCATCAACCTCCCGACTATGCACATCTAGCTCGTCTGCAATATATGATTTAAGTCGCGAGGTGTCAAGTGCTGTCCCCGTGCCAAACACCCGACTCTTTGGCAGGCCCGATTCTTTCAGCGCCACATACGTTAGTGCATCAACCGGATTTGATACCACAATGATATACGGGCGAGCACCATTTTTTATAATATTTCTAACCGTCCCACGCATAATCTCAGCATTCACGCCGAGCAGCTCCAGTCGCGTCTGCCCCGGCTGTTGCGGTGCACCAGCGGTGATAACCACGATATCATCAGTCTTGATATCGTCATAACTACCAGGCCGCACCACAACACACCGATCAATTCCCATTCCATCAGTGATATCCGCCGCTTGACCCCACGCCAGATCGGGGTTACGGTCAATCAGCACGATTTCCTCAACCACACTCCGTAGTGCGCAGGCGTATGCCGCTGTCGCACCGACCATACCGCCCGCACCGACGACCACCAACTTCTGTTTATTCATGTCTGTCTCCTGATTTTTTATTGCAATAACCCCTCTACTGTAACGCTATCTCATTAACTTGTCAAACTGTTCATGATAGTCCATTGACAATGTAGCCCATCAAAAATCCCCCAGTTTCCCGGGGGATTTTTATGCTTAGGTTATGAAGATTATTTGTTAATCTTTGTTACCACACCAGCACCAACGGTACGGCCGCCTTCGCGGATAGCAAAGTTCAAACCTTGCTCCATAGCGATTGGCGCGAGCAACTTAACCTTGAAGGTTACGGTGTCGCCTGGCATGACCATTTCTTTGTCAGCTGGCAGCTCAACTTCACCAGTCACGTCAGTGGTGCGAAAGTAGAACTGTGGCTTGTAACCCTTGGAGAATGGAGTGTGGCGACCGCCTTCTTCCTTCTTCAAGATGTAAACCTCAGCCTCAAACTCGGTGTGCGGCGTAATGGTGCCTGGCTTTGCCAAGACCTGGCCACGCTCAATGTCAGTCCGCTCAATACCGCGTAGCAAGACACCAGCGTTGTCGCCTGCTTGACCCTGATCCAGAGACTTCTTAAATGCCTCAATACCGGTCACCACTGATTTCTGAGTTGGGCGGATACCAACGATTTCAACCTCGTCGTTCAGCTTAACAACGCCCTGCTCAATACGACCGGTTGCCACAGTACCGCGACCCTTGATTGAGAAGACGTCCTCAATTGGCATAATGAACGGCTTGTCCATGTCGCGTGGTGGCTCTGGGATGTAGTTATCCATCGCGTCAACCAACTCCATGATAGCGTCTTCGTACTTCTCATCGCCTTCCAGCGCCTTGAGAGCTGAACCCTTGATAATTGGAGCATTCTCATCAAAGCCGTTCTTAGCAAGCAGCTCGCGAACTTCTTCTTCAATCAGCTCAACCATATCTGCGTCAGCCATATCCATCTTGTTGAGGAAGACAACGATCTTTGGCACGCCAACCTGCTTTGCCAGCAGCACGTGCTCGCGGGTTTGCGGCATTGGGCCGTCGGTTGCCGCAATCACTAGGATCGCGCCGTCAACCTGGGCAGCACCGGTGATCATATTCTTGACGTAGTCAGCGTGACCTGGCATATCAACGTGCGCATAGTGACGGTTCGGTGACTCGTATTCTTGGTGTGAGCTGGCGATGGTAATACCGCGCTGGCGCTCTTCTGGTGCGTTGTCGATCTGGTCGTACGCAATTGGTTTGTTAACTGCGCTTGGGAGGCGCTTTGCGAGCACTGCCGTAATTGCGGCGGTCAGTGTCGTCTTGCCGTGGTCAACGTGGCCCATAGTACCGACGTTCACGTGCGGCTTGCTTCGGTCAAATGCATCTGCCATTTGTAGAAGTTCTCCTTTACTTAATTATATTTTCACGCGGGTACAGTCCATTAAACAGACCTCACGGCGTATGTTCTTGATTATAACTGGTTTGCAAACTGTTGTAAATAGGGTTTATACTATGAGCATGAGTATCTTTTCTAAGAAAGTAACACCCGAAGCAGCTCGCGCCGGTGTGTACCCAAAACGATTATCGTATGACGAGCGTCAGGAGCTAAATGCCGAGTATGATCGTCGTCATCAAACCAGTCTGCCGAAGCTACCCTCCTTAAGTATCGCCTTCCTTCTAACCATAGCGCTCGCAGCAACCTGGATGTTCATCAAGCTCACCACCTTATTTATCAAGGCCAGCGGACAGTCTGCCGTCTTTCTATTATTCTTTCTATTTATCTTCATCGCGATCTGCTACGGTGTTACATTTTTCTACGTCAAGCGCACCCTTGATAGGCTCAGCGTTAGTGGCACAAAATTTGTTATCGTTTACGTCGCACTCGTTAGTGTCGTACTCGGGTGCTGCCACCAACTCGGTGTCGCTCCCTTTCATACACTTCTGTCACTACCGCTCCCAACTTTGTTAATCTCTGCCGGTGGACACTACGTTGCGACGAGCATACTCGCCAGATGCTGCATCCATTTTGAATGGTGATATCAATAATTGTATTATATACAACACTTTCTTACAGGGGTAGATTGTTGTAATTATTACTTTTTGTTCATTATTTTTCTGAGATGTCGTATACTGAAGAATGTGTATCAGTTAATGCTAAAGGAGAAATAATGTATGTGTGGAATTGTTGGCTATATCGGTGAGCGCGAGGCGCAGAACATCCTTGTCGCTGAACTAAAGCGGCTCGAGTACCGCGGCTATGACAGCGCCGGAATCGTCACCCTGTCGGGTTCTGCCACACCAACCCTGCTGCGCACCAAAGGCAAGGTGGCAGCGCTGGAAGAGCTTGTCGGACAACATAAGACGAGCGATACGGTCGGCATCGGACACACCCGCTGGGCAACGCATGGTGAACCAAGTAAACGCAACGCTCACCCACACCATGTTGGCGAGATTTATCTGGTACATAACGGTATCATTGAGAACTACCAAGACCTTAAAACGATGCTTTCTGGCCATGAGTACGAGTTTAAGAGCGATACCGATAGCGAGGTGTTGGCGGCCCTGATTGACTATCTGCGGCGTGACTCACCGGATTTGCTGACAGCAGTCACCGGTGCATTGAAAATGGTGGTTGGAGCGTATGGCATTGCAGTGCTTGACACCACGAATCCCGAAGAAATTATCGTGGCTCGCCAAGGCAGCCCGCTGATCATTGGCGTCGGAGATAGCGAAACATATATCGCTAGTGACGCCTCGGCGCTAGTTGGCTACACCAATCAAGTGGTATATCTACACGATGGTGAAATCGGCCGCTGCACTCGCAGTGGGCTAGAACTACAGACAATTGAATCGCAAAAGCTTGACGTCAAGATCGAAATGCTCGACATGGATATGCAGGCGATTCAGAAGCAGGGCTTTGACCATTTCCTCGCCAAAGAAATTTATGAACAGCCAACCAGCCTCGCCGCCACACTGGCCGGCCGCGTACTGCCTAAACAGAAATATGCGCGCCTCGGCGGTCTCAACATGAGCGATGATGAACTGCGCCACGTTAAACATGTCATCATCGTTGGCTGTGGCACTGCCTATTTTGCTGGTGTGCAAGCCAGCTACTTTATCGAGCAACTGACCGATGACGTGACTATCAGCGTCGAGATTGCCAGTGAGCTACGCTACCGCGCATTCAACGTGCCTGAGCACTCGGTCGCTATAATTGTTAGCCAGAGTGGTGAAACAGCCGACACCCTTGCCTGTCTGAATGAATTGAAGCGACGTGGCGTTAAATGCCTCGGCGTCGTCAATGCCGTCGGCAGCACAATCGCCCGAGCGGTTGATGGCGGCGTGTACTTACACGTTGGCGCCGAGATTAGTGTCGCCAGCACCAAGGCCTTTACCTCACAAGTCGCCGCTCTGACGATCTTTGGTATCATGCTCGCCAATGCCAAGGGCACCAACCCACAATTTATTGATGAATTTGTGCAAGAATTAGCGATACTACCAAGCGAGATCCAAAAAGTCCTCGATAAACAAGGTGCCGAGATACCTTCCATCGCTAGGGCGTATGCTGATTACAATCACGCACTCTATATCGGTCGTGATACGCTGTATCCGATCGCTATGGAGGGTGCGCTGAAACTCAAGGAGGTGAGTTACATTCATGCTGAAGCGTATGCCGCCGGCGAGCTGAAGCATGGCCCGATCGCCCTGATTGATGATCGTTTCTTTGAGGTCTGCTATATCCAAGACAACTGGCTGTACGAGAAGTCGCAGAGCAACTTGATCGAGATGAACACTCGTGGCGCTCATGCCATTGTTATCACCGATACGACGAAAAAGGTGCCAGGCGAAACCGTTATCCGCGTCTCAACCAAATTGACGCACCTCACGCCGCTCTTATTCAATG
The window above is part of the Candidatus Saccharibacteria bacterium oral taxon 488 genome. Proteins encoded here:
- the rpsJ gene encoding 30S ribosomal protein S10, giving the protein MAQDTGIKIRIRLKAYDHKVIDQSTKQIIDTAIRTGASVAGPVPLPTRRSTYTVVKSPHVYKMGGESYEMRTHKRLIDITNATPKTIDSLQNLSLPAGVDAEIRM
- a CDS encoding L-lactate dehydrogenase, with protein sequence MNKQKLVVVGAGGMVGATAAYACALRSVVEEIVLIDRNPDLAWGQAADITDGMGIDRCVVVRPGSYDDIKTDDIVVITAGAPQQPGQTRLELLGVNAEIMRGTVRNIIKNGARPYIIVVSNPVDALTYVALKESGLPKSRVFGTGTALDTSRLKSYIADELDVHSREVDAYILGEHGDSSFATIESAQVGEVPLADYPGFKPAMVDGIEEKIRQRAYRVIETKRSTYYAIGFVISKIVSALRSSSRSVYPVCSLVEGEYGLHDVVLGLPSTICADGVKILTGYPLNEREQAALRHSAKVVAEAIRSLE
- the tuf gene encoding elongation factor Tu, whose amino-acid sequence is MADAFDRSKPHVNVGTMGHVDHGKTTLTAAITAVLAKRLPSAVNKPIAYDQIDNAPEERQRGITIASSHQEYESPNRHYAHVDMPGHADYVKNMITGAAQVDGAILVIAATDGPMPQTREHVLLAKQVGVPKIVVFLNKMDMADADMVELIEEEVRELLAKNGFDENAPIIKGSALKALEGDEKYEDAIMELVDAMDNYIPEPPRDMDKPFIMPIEDVFSIKGRGTVATGRIEQGVVKLNDEVEIVGIRPTQKSVVTGIEAFKKSLDQGQAGDNAGVLLRGIERTDIERGQVLAKPGTITPHTEFEAEVYILKKEEGGRHTPFSKGYKPQFYFRTTDVTGEVELPADKEMVMPGDTVTFKVKLLAPIAMEQGLNFAIREGGRTVGAGVVTKINK
- the glmS gene encoding glutamine--fructose-6-phosphate transaminase (isomerizing), which translates into the protein MCGIVGYIGEREAQNILVAELKRLEYRGYDSAGIVTLSGSATPTLLRTKGKVAALEELVGQHKTSDTVGIGHTRWATHGEPSKRNAHPHHVGEIYLVHNGIIENYQDLKTMLSGHEYEFKSDTDSEVLAALIDYLRRDSPDLLTAVTGALKMVVGAYGIAVLDTTNPEEIIVARQGSPLIIGVGDSETYIASDASALVGYTNQVVYLHDGEIGRCTRSGLELQTIESQKLDVKIEMLDMDMQAIQKQGFDHFLAKEIYEQPTSLAATLAGRVLPKQKYARLGGLNMSDDELRHVKHVIIVGCGTAYFAGVQASYFIEQLTDDVTISVEIASELRYRAFNVPEHSVAIIVSQSGETADTLACLNELKRRGVKCLGVVNAVGSTIARAVDGGVYLHVGAEISVASTKAFTSQVAALTIFGIMLANAKGTNPQFIDEFVQELAILPSEIQKVLDKQGAEIPSIARAYADYNHALYIGRDTLYPIAMEGALKLKEVSYIHAEAYAAGELKHGPIALIDDRFFEVCYIQDNWLYEKSQSNLIEMNTRGAHAIVITDTTKKVPGETVIRVSTKLTHLTPLLFNVVSQLLAYHVAVGRGHDVDQPRNLAKSVTVE